From the Maioricimonas rarisocia genome, one window contains:
- the plsY gene encoding glycerol-3-phosphate 1-O-acyltransferase PlsY, giving the protein MFATAAIALGLALIGGYLLGSIPFGLLIGWQVGKIDLREHGSGNIGATNVGRTLGTRWGLICLGLDALKGLLPVLLLPMLLSGLSESAAPHVAVFAGVGAVLGHMFPCWLGFRGGKGVATALGVVAMLAPLSTLLAAGMFAATFAVSRIVSLGSMLAAVTFAVAQFWQLAPTPFSRESWSMAAFSVAVPLLIIVRHRENLKRLLTGTEKRFSSKPAAKQSAEPDGAPR; this is encoded by the coding sequence ATGTTCGCTACAGCCGCAATCGCGCTGGGACTGGCGCTGATCGGAGGCTATCTGCTGGGGTCGATTCCGTTCGGCCTGCTGATCGGCTGGCAGGTCGGCAAGATCGATCTTCGCGAACACGGAAGCGGGAACATCGGCGCGACGAACGTCGGCCGAACGCTTGGCACCCGCTGGGGGCTGATCTGCCTCGGCCTCGACGCGCTCAAGGGGCTGTTGCCGGTCCTGCTGTTGCCCATGCTGCTGAGCGGGCTCTCGGAGTCGGCGGCACCCCATGTCGCCGTCTTTGCGGGCGTCGGTGCGGTGCTGGGACACATGTTTCCCTGCTGGCTCGGCTTTCGCGGCGGCAAGGGTGTGGCGACGGCCCTGGGCGTGGTCGCGATGCTGGCACCTCTAAGCACCCTACTGGCGGCCGGCATGTTCGCGGCGACGTTTGCGGTCTCGCGGATCGTTTCGCTCGGCTCGATGCTCGCGGCCGTCACGTTCGCTGTTGCCCAGTTCTGGCAGCTCGCTCCGACACCGTTCTCACGCGAGTCGTGGAGCATGGCCGCCTTCAGCGTGGCGGTTCCACTGCTGATCATCGTACGGCATCGCGAGAATCTGAAACGCCTGCTGACGGGAACAGAGAAGCGTTTCAGCAGCAAACCGGCAGCGAAGCAGAGTGCCGAGCCGGATGGCGCACCCCGATAG
- a CDS encoding MATE family efflux transporter — MSQSIQESDARPADESVPALAAPGSLRELWLVAMPLMISSGSLSLMHVVDRIFLTWVSVDALAASMPAGVFNWTVMSIPFGVAMYTNTFVAQYDGAGRHDRVVASLWQGGVLALLSGLLLLVGVPLAGPIFHAMGHAENVREMEIVYFRTLICGAVPMLLAAVLSSFFSGRGQTRVVMWVHLGSALLNAVLDYVLIFGAGPFPELGIFGAALATVLANVVACAVFGILVWRIARSEGYPLLEQRRVDLPLLGRLVRFGVPNGMQVLVDIGAFCVFVVVVGQLGTNELAATNIALNLNSLAFVPMFGLGTAVMTLVGRRIGQDEPLVAEKSTWSALRVSLFYMAFWAGTYLFLPDLLLMPYAAFARIDSFAEIRPVVVVLLRFVAIYSVFDALAIVFGSAIRGAGDTRFSFWWTLACGWCLLVLPAWWLSRNIPEHGLYGCWGAASVYITAMGVGFCLRFRGGLWKSMRVIESGEEAVPDDLPLP; from the coding sequence GTGTCTCAATCGATTCAGGAATCGGACGCCCGCCCCGCAGATGAGTCGGTGCCCGCACTGGCTGCGCCCGGCAGCCTGCGCGAGTTGTGGCTGGTGGCGATGCCGCTGATGATCAGCTCCGGCTCGCTCTCGCTGATGCACGTCGTCGACCGCATCTTCCTGACCTGGGTCTCGGTCGATGCGCTCGCGGCCAGCATGCCGGCGGGTGTCTTCAACTGGACGGTGATGAGCATCCCGTTCGGCGTGGCGATGTATACGAATACATTCGTCGCGCAGTACGACGGTGCGGGGCGACACGACCGCGTCGTCGCTTCCCTTTGGCAGGGGGGAGTTCTTGCCCTGCTCAGCGGTTTGCTGCTGCTGGTCGGAGTACCGCTTGCCGGGCCGATCTTCCACGCGATGGGACACGCCGAAAACGTCCGGGAGATGGAGATCGTTTACTTCCGGACGCTCATCTGCGGAGCAGTGCCGATGCTGCTGGCCGCGGTGCTGTCGTCGTTCTTCAGTGGTCGGGGTCAGACCCGCGTCGTGATGTGGGTCCACCTGGGCTCGGCCCTGCTCAATGCGGTTCTCGACTACGTCCTGATCTTCGGTGCCGGACCGTTCCCAGAACTGGGCATCTTCGGCGCAGCCCTGGCCACGGTGCTTGCGAACGTCGTCGCATGCGCAGTCTTCGGCATTCTTGTCTGGAGGATCGCCCGCTCCGAGGGCTATCCGCTGCTCGAGCAGCGCCGCGTCGATCTGCCGCTGCTGGGGCGACTCGTCCGTTTCGGTGTGCCCAACGGCATGCAGGTGCTTGTCGACATCGGCGCGTTCTGCGTCTTCGTCGTGGTCGTCGGACAGCTTGGGACAAATGAGCTCGCGGCCACCAACATCGCACTGAATCTGAACTCGCTCGCGTTCGTCCCCATGTTCGGTCTGGGAACGGCAGTCATGACGCTGGTCGGACGCCGCATCGGCCAGGACGAGCCGCTTGTTGCCGAGAAGTCCACCTGGAGCGCGCTGCGCGTCTCGCTGTTCTACATGGCGTTCTGGGCGGGGACATACCTGTTCCTGCCCGACCTGCTGCTCATGCCGTACGCGGCTTTCGCCCGCATCGATTCGTTTGCCGAGATCCGTCCGGTCGTCGTCGTGCTGCTGCGGTTCGTGGCGATTTACTCGGTCTTCGATGCTCTGGCGATCGTCTTCGGTTCCGCAATTCGCGGAGCCGGCGATACCCGTTTCTCATTCTGGTGGACGCTCGCGTGTGGCTGGTGTCTGCTGGTTCTGCCTGCCTGGTGGCTCAGCCGCAACATCCCCGAACACGGCCTGTACGGTTGCTGGGGAGCGGCGAGCGTCTACATCACCGCAATGGGAGTTGGATTCTGTCTGCGATTTCGTGGCGGACTCTGGAAGAGCATGCGCGTCATCGAGTCTGGTGAGGAGGCCGTCCCCGACGACCTTCCACTCCCCTAA
- the hisB gene encoding imidazoleglycerol-phosphate dehydratase HisB — protein MTAARTATIDRKTAETDISLTLNLDGTGTAEIATGVGFFDHMLTLFAKHGLFDLTVRADGDTHVDDHHTVEDVGICLGQALRQAVGDKQGITRYGSMTLPMEETLVTSAVDLSGRFWFVDAYEFPTEKIGQFDTQLVEVFWQAMAANALMNLHLLLHHGRNSHHIAEGFFKATARALRVAITVDPRQQGVPSSKGTL, from the coding sequence ATGACCGCGGCCCGCACCGCAACCATCGATCGCAAAACGGCCGAGACCGATATCTCGCTCACGCTCAATCTCGACGGCACGGGAACCGCCGAGATCGCAACGGGCGTTGGCTTCTTCGATCACATGCTCACGCTCTTCGCCAAGCACGGACTGTTCGACCTGACTGTGCGGGCGGATGGTGACACGCACGTTGACGATCACCACACCGTCGAAGACGTCGGAATCTGCCTCGGGCAGGCACTGCGGCAGGCGGTCGGTGACAAGCAGGGAATCACGCGCTACGGCAGCATGACCCTCCCCATGGAGGAGACGCTGGTCACCTCTGCCGTCGATCTGAGCGGCCGCTTCTGGTTCGTCGACGCCTACGAGTTCCCGACCGAGAAGATCGGTCAGTTCGATACGCAGCTGGTCGAGGTCTTCTGGCAGGCCATGGCGGCCAATGCCTTGATGAATCTGCACCTGCTGCTGCATCACGGACGCAACAGTCATCACATCGCCGAGGGCTTCTTCAAGGCAACCGCGCGGGCGCTGCGGGTGGCGATTACGGTCGATCCGCGGCAGCAGGGAGTGCCGTCGTCCAAGGGGACGCTCTAA
- the hisC gene encoding histidinol-phosphate transaminase gives MSLFRPDVERIAGYVPGEQPQVDGWTKLNTNENPYPPSPRVVSAIRQAAEGRLNVYPDPVGTGVRKAVAELFGLDPDWVLPTNGSDEALTILLRSFVDPRELISYPYPSYILYETLADLQGARHERMLLNPDWTWNLDAARPLVEQSKLVFVPNPNSPSGTRWSDETLLKLIPPRGVFVLDEAYGDFADEPHQMQLLHTDAGRQIVVTRSLSKSYSLAGLRFGFSIAHPDLIAGMRKVKDSYNCDMISLAAAEAAIRDQEWMRANRDRIVATRQRLATALADLGFDVEPSQANFVWTTHSSGEHRDIYTRLKERKILVRLMTFPEAIGGKTVEGLRITVGTDDQIDRLLEVLGEIL, from the coding sequence ATGAGTCTGTTTCGGCCCGATGTCGAACGGATTGCCGGCTACGTCCCGGGCGAACAGCCCCAGGTGGACGGCTGGACCAAGTTGAACACCAACGAGAATCCCTATCCCCCGTCACCCCGCGTCGTCAGTGCGATCCGGCAGGCGGCCGAGGGGCGGCTCAACGTCTATCCCGATCCGGTCGGCACCGGTGTTCGCAAAGCGGTCGCCGAACTGTTCGGTCTCGACCCCGACTGGGTTCTGCCCACCAATGGCAGTGACGAGGCGCTGACGATCCTCCTGCGGTCGTTTGTCGATCCCCGCGAGCTGATCAGCTACCCCTACCCCAGCTACATCCTCTACGAGACGTTGGCCGACCTGCAGGGAGCCCGGCACGAGCGGATGCTGCTCAACCCGGACTGGACCTGGAACCTCGACGCCGCCCGCCCGCTCGTCGAACAGTCGAAACTCGTGTTCGTGCCCAATCCCAACTCCCCCTCAGGCACCCGCTGGTCCGACGAGACCCTGCTGAAACTGATCCCGCCGCGGGGCGTCTTCGTCCTCGACGAAGCGTACGGCGACTTTGCCGACGAGCCGCATCAGATGCAGTTGCTGCACACCGATGCCGGCAGGCAGATTGTCGTCACCCGCTCGCTCAGCAAATCGTACAGCCTCGCCGGTCTGCGGTTCGGGTTTTCGATTGCCCATCCCGATCTCATTGCCGGCATGCGGAAGGTCAAGGACAGCTACAACTGCGACATGATCTCGCTGGCTGCCGCCGAGGCGGCCATTCGGGATCAGGAGTGGATGCGGGCCAACCGGGACCGGATCGTCGCCACCCGGCAACGTCTCGCGACGGCGCTGGCGGACCTCGGCTTCGACGTTGAACCGAGCCAGGCCAACTTCGTCTGGACGACGCATTCGTCGGGTGAGCACCGTGACATCTACACCCGGCTCAAAGAGCGTAAGATCCTCGTCCGGCTGATGACCTTCCCGGAAGCGATCGGCGGCAAGACGGTCGAAGGTCTGCGGATCACCGTCGGAACCGACGATCAGATCGATCGCCTGCTCGAAGTCCTCGGCGAGATCCTCTAG